The Mycolicibacterium hassiacum DSM 44199 genome includes a window with the following:
- a CDS encoding MetQ/NlpA family ABC transporter substrate-binding protein, protein MTDQLNPPAAADVGLEIRKRKRWPWLLAAVVAVVAVVGGIVYTQLSHQHKPFGPNLKVATWSTDIAAETLLGYIAENIAPDYDITIEPVQIDNLVEINRAVDAGDVAANFFQHQPFLNDAIAANGFELTLAVPVFTWDQATYSDKYRSWDQLPRGAKIALRDDPAGQAIALLDLAEAGQITLKPGKDTVAGLPQLTDIESNPKNYQFVQVPIGQLARSLADVDAVVVHISDVYAAGLTEEQILARHPAPKGSEGGLVVSNKHLEDENVQKLIAAFSDPRIAEYLETTDNDLIRNTLGPIS, encoded by the coding sequence GTGACCGATCAACTCAACCCACCCGCCGCAGCCGATGTCGGCCTCGAGATCCGCAAGCGCAAGCGCTGGCCGTGGCTGCTGGCCGCGGTGGTGGCGGTGGTCGCCGTCGTAGGCGGCATCGTCTACACCCAGCTGTCGCATCAGCACAAGCCGTTCGGGCCGAATCTGAAGGTGGCCACCTGGAGCACCGACATCGCCGCCGAGACGCTGCTGGGCTACATCGCCGAGAATATCGCCCCGGACTACGACATCACCATCGAACCGGTGCAGATCGACAATCTGGTCGAGATCAACCGCGCCGTCGACGCCGGTGACGTCGCCGCCAACTTCTTCCAGCACCAGCCGTTCCTCAACGACGCGATCGCCGCCAACGGGTTCGAGCTCACCCTGGCGGTGCCGGTGTTCACCTGGGACCAGGCCACCTACTCCGACAAATACCGCAGCTGGGACCAGTTGCCGCGGGGCGCCAAGATCGCGCTGCGTGACGACCCGGCCGGCCAGGCCATCGCGCTGCTGGACCTCGCCGAGGCGGGCCAGATCACCCTCAAGCCGGGCAAGGACACCGTCGCGGGTCTGCCGCAGCTGACCGACATCGAGTCCAATCCGAAGAACTACCAGTTCGTTCAGGTCCCGATCGGTCAGCTGGCCCGCAGCCTCGCCGACGTCGACGCGGTGGTGGTGCACATCTCCGACGTGTACGCCGCCGGGCTCACCGAGGAGCAGATCCTGGCCCGCCATCCGGCGCCGAAGGGCAGCGAGGGCGGCCTGGTGGTCAGCAACAAACACCTCGAGGACGAGAACGTGCAGAAGCTGATCGCCGCGTTCTCCGATCCGC
- a CDS encoding methionine ABC transporter ATP-binding protein: MIEIENLTKRFGERTVLDDVSLSVGSGEILAVVGPSGAGKSTLSRCVSFLERPTSGTVRVDGQDFTRLDGAELVAARRRIGVIFQSAPLLRRRTVAQNVALPMEYLHATPESIDKRVTELLERVGLADRRDFYPAQLSGGQKQRVGIARALALGPANLLSDEATSGLDPATTRSILELLGHLRDEYGLSIILITHEMEVVREIADSVARLEGGRIVEHGRVEEVILDPASALAHELLPDRPAVPAPPDAEVWEVSYASRSVPLDWLTAVHTAPGLSGVRVDVLSASVESIRGVAVGRAVLALSPGAPSGFATYLTERGLHVRAAERAAEFAA; encoded by the coding sequence GTGATTGAGATCGAGAATCTGACCAAGCGATTCGGTGAGCGCACCGTGCTCGACGACGTGTCCCTGTCGGTGGGCAGCGGCGAGATCCTCGCCGTGGTCGGCCCGAGCGGGGCGGGCAAGAGCACGCTGTCGCGATGCGTGAGCTTCTTGGAGCGGCCCACCAGCGGCACGGTGCGGGTCGACGGCCAGGACTTCACCCGACTCGACGGCGCCGAACTGGTGGCCGCACGCCGCCGGATCGGGGTGATCTTCCAGTCCGCGCCGCTGCTGCGGCGCCGAACCGTGGCCCAGAACGTAGCGCTGCCAATGGAATACCTGCACGCCACCCCGGAGTCCATCGACAAGCGGGTCACCGAACTGCTGGAACGGGTGGGGCTGGCCGACCGGCGCGACTTCTACCCCGCCCAACTGTCCGGCGGGCAGAAACAGCGGGTCGGCATCGCCCGGGCGCTGGCGCTGGGACCGGCCAACCTGCTCTCCGACGAGGCCACCTCGGGTCTCGACCCGGCGACGACCAGGTCGATCCTGGAGCTGCTCGGTCACCTGCGCGACGAGTACGGGCTGTCGATCATCCTCATCACCCACGAGATGGAGGTGGTGCGCGAAATCGCCGATTCGGTGGCCCGTCTGGAGGGCGGCCGGATCGTCGAGCACGGTCGGGTGGAGGAGGTGATCCTCGACCCAGCGTCGGCGCTGGCCCACGAGCTGCTTCCAGACCGGCCGGCGGTGCCGGCACCCCCCGACGCCGAGGTGTGGGAGGTCTCCTACGCCTCGCGGTCGGTGCCGCTGGACTGGCTGACCGCGGTTCACACCGCGCCGGGCCTGTCCGGGGTGCGTGTCGACGTGCTGTCGGCCAGCGTGGAGTCGATCCGCGGGGTGGCGGTCGGGCGTGCGGTGCTGGCGCTGTCCCCCGGCGCGCCGAGCGGTTTCGCGACCTACCTCACCGAACGCGGACTGCACGTGCGCGCCGCCGAAAGGGCCGCGGAGTTCGCTGCATGA
- a CDS encoding methionine ABC transporter permease, translated as MTTYFAAPEDLSTPWSKVPDLLLPAYGETWLMVGITMVLVVLGGIPLGITLHNTSEFGLYPNPRVFNVLNTIVNIGRSLPFLILMTAIIPVTRFLVGTTVGIPAAIVPMTVAGIPFFARLVQNALREVRTDVTDMGIASGGSTVQVIRTVQLSEALPALAGALTVNTIAMIEYSAIAGSIGAGGVGNLAITYGYNRFDDNIMIATAVSLIITVQVVQFVGDRIVKALTR; from the coding sequence ATGACAACGTATTTCGCCGCTCCAGAGGACCTGAGCACGCCGTGGTCCAAGGTTCCCGACCTGCTGCTGCCGGCCTACGGGGAAACCTGGCTGATGGTGGGCATCACCATGGTTCTGGTGGTGCTCGGCGGCATCCCGCTGGGCATCACCCTGCACAACACCTCCGAGTTCGGGCTCTACCCCAACCCGCGGGTGTTCAACGTGCTCAACACCATTGTGAACATCGGCCGCTCACTGCCGTTCCTGATCCTGATGACCGCGATCATCCCGGTCACCCGGTTTCTGGTCGGCACCACCGTCGGTATCCCCGCGGCGATCGTGCCGATGACGGTGGCCGGCATCCCGTTCTTCGCCCGGCTGGTGCAGAACGCGCTACGCGAGGTGCGCACCGACGTCACCGACATGGGCATCGCCTCGGGTGGATCCACCGTGCAGGTCATCCGCACCGTGCAGCTGTCGGAGGCGCTGCCGGCACTCGCCGGGGCGCTGACCGTCAACACCATCGCGATGATCGAGTACTCGGCGATCGCCGGCTCGATCGGCGCCGGTGGTGTCGGCAACCTCGCAATCACCTACGGCTACAACCGCTTCGACGACAACATCATGATCGCCACCGCGGTCTCGCTGATCATCACCGTCCAGGTCGTCCAGTTCGTCGGCGACCGCATCGTCAAAGCCCTCACCCGCTGA
- a CDS encoding type II toxin-antitoxin system PemK/MazF family toxin gives MLDHMAPPWKSFQRFAENLVFNEAPKLVRQLQGSQLLQRGLQLGLEALTGGSGDTTPAIPAGRPVSRRLVPTERRARRIVYAPDLDGRADPGEIVWTWVAYEDDPTQGKDRPVLVVGRDHDILLGLMLSSQEHRRDDPNWVSIGRGSWDYDGRESFVRLDRVLDVPEEGIRREGAILDRQRFELVAARLRAEYRWS, from the coding sequence ATGCTCGACCACATGGCTCCGCCCTGGAAGAGCTTCCAACGTTTCGCGGAGAACCTGGTGTTCAACGAGGCGCCGAAGCTGGTCCGCCAGCTGCAGGGGTCGCAACTCCTCCAGCGCGGACTGCAGCTGGGCCTCGAGGCGCTCACCGGTGGCTCCGGCGACACCACCCCGGCGATACCGGCGGGCCGTCCGGTGAGCCGCCGGCTGGTTCCCACCGAACGGCGCGCCCGCCGCATTGTCTACGCCCCTGACCTCGACGGACGCGCCGACCCGGGTGAGATCGTGTGGACCTGGGTGGCCTACGAGGACGACCCGACGCAGGGCAAGGACCGGCCGGTGCTGGTGGTCGGGCGCGACCACGACATCCTGCTGGGCCTGATGCTGTCCAGCCAGGAGCACCGCCGCGACGACCCGAACTGGGTGAGCATCGGCCGCGGCAGCTGGGACTACGACGGCCGCGAGAGCTTCGTGCGGCTGGACCGCGTGCTCGACGTCCCCGAGGAGGGCATCCGCCGCGAGGGCGCGATCCTGGACCGCCAGCGGTTCGAGCTGGTCGCCGCGCGGCTGCGCGCCGAGTACCGCTGGAGCTGA
- a CDS encoding sensor domain-containing protein — MTSPGARGRRTAVAALTLVLGLLAAGCTTVTQGNGRSAPGLTLGPLEGALLYDVLPTEADMDDILDSPLREDSEGELSGGVDDMPDGLNSERRASPHRCVTAIAPIQRSMYVDTDATEFASRKWRLPKGEKGDIMGVHAAVVVFPDHAAASAAYDEFVKDWQDCDGDTVRLGQLSERDHFVEKINDVRQNKAVAVADILTSQPSTSISWRRQRALAVRANCLIEVDVSYYSDKRPPSDLQDAAAQVADFMLDRITDVG, encoded by the coding sequence ATGACCTCGCCCGGTGCGCGCGGGCGGCGTACCGCCGTCGCGGCCCTGACCCTGGTGCTGGGGCTGCTGGCCGCCGGCTGCACCACGGTGACCCAGGGCAACGGCCGGTCGGCGCCCGGGCTGACCTTGGGCCCGCTCGAGGGGGCGCTGCTCTACGACGTGCTGCCGACCGAAGCGGACATGGACGACATCCTCGACTCGCCATTGCGGGAGGATTCCGAGGGCGAGTTGTCGGGCGGGGTCGACGACATGCCCGACGGTCTGAACTCCGAGAGGCGGGCGTCGCCGCACCGCTGCGTCACGGCCATAGCGCCGATTCAGCGCTCGATGTACGTCGATACCGACGCGACCGAGTTCGCATCCCGCAAGTGGCGGCTCCCCAAGGGGGAGAAGGGCGACATCATGGGCGTTCACGCGGCGGTCGTGGTGTTCCCGGACCACGCCGCGGCCAGCGCCGCCTACGACGAGTTCGTCAAGGACTGGCAGGACTGTGACGGTGACACGGTGCGCCTCGGGCAGCTGAGTGAGCGGGACCACTTCGTCGAGAAGATCAACGATGTGCGCCAGAACAAGGCCGTCGCGGTCGCCGACATCCTGACCTCACAACCGTCGACGTCGATTTCCTGGCGGCGGCAGCGCGCCCTGGCCGTCCGGGCGAACTGCCTGATCGAGGTCGACGTCTCGTACTACAGCGACAAACGCCCGCCGTCGGACCTGCAGGACGCCGCGGCTCAGGTGGCGGACTTCATGCTGGACCGCATCACCGACGTGGGCTGA
- a CDS encoding Rv2640c family ArsR-like transcriptional regulator produces MPKTLPSIDTTTPVCCAPVAAGPISDDDALQIALRLKALADPARVRIMSLLFTSPPTGRTGGELADQLGLSESTVSHHLTQLRRAGFVKSERRGMSVYHSADRSALSALCAVLDPDCCR; encoded by the coding sequence ATGCCCAAAACCCTGCCGAGCATCGACACCACCACGCCGGTCTGTTGCGCACCCGTTGCGGCCGGGCCGATCTCGGACGACGACGCGCTTCAGATCGCGCTGAGGTTGAAGGCGCTCGCCGATCCCGCCCGGGTCCGGATCATGTCGCTGTTGTTCACATCCCCACCCACCGGACGAACAGGAGGCGAGTTGGCCGACCAGCTGGGGCTGAGCGAATCGACCGTCAGCCATCACCTGACCCAGCTCCGCAGGGCCGGGTTCGTGAAATCCGAACGGCGCGGCATGAGTGTCTATCACAGCGCCGACCGGTCGGCACTCAGCGCGTTATGCGCCGTCCTCGATCCGGACTGCTGCCGCTAG
- the lepA gene encoding translation elongation factor 4 gives MPWLTHCRSLYRPVNQEIPISSFADKTFTAPAQIRNFCIIAHIDHGKSTLADRMLQLTGVVDERTMRAQYLDRMDIERERGITIKAQNVRLPWEVDGQQYVLHLIDTPGHVDFTYEVSRALEACEGAILLVDAAQGIEAQTLANLYLALDRDLHIIPVLNKIDLPAADPDRYSAELAHIIGCEPTDVLRVSGKTGEGVRELLDEVVRQVPPPTGDPDAPTRAMIFDSVYDTYRGVVTYVRVVDGKIMPRERIAMMSTGATHELLEVGIVSPEPKPCAGLGVGEVGYLITGVKDVRQSKVGDTVTTARNGAAEPLTGYREPKPMVYAGLYPVDGSDYPDLRDALEKLQLNDAALTFEPETSAALGFGFRCGFLGLLHMEITRERLEREFNLDLISTAPNVVYRVIQDDGTEKIVTNPSDWPTGKIRTVYEPVVKTTIIAPSEFIGSIMELCQSRRGDLQGMDYLSPERVEMRYIMPLGEIIFDFFDSLKSRTRGYASLDYEEAGERESQLVKVDILLQGEPVDAFSAIVHKDAAYTYGNKMTTKLKELIPRQQFEVPVQAAIGSKIIARENIRALRKDVLAKCYGGDITRKRKLLEKQKEGKKRMKTIGRVDVPQEAFVAALSTDSAAGDKARK, from the coding sequence ATACCCTGGTTAACACACTGTCGGTCCCTGTACCGCCCGGTTAATCAGGAGATTCCCATCAGCAGCTTCGCCGACAAGACGTTCACTGCGCCGGCGCAGATTCGGAACTTCTGCATCATCGCCCACATCGACCACGGAAAGTCGACGTTGGCCGACCGGATGCTGCAGCTCACCGGCGTCGTCGATGAACGCACCATGCGCGCACAGTACCTCGACCGCATGGACATCGAGCGCGAGCGCGGCATCACGATCAAGGCCCAGAACGTGCGGCTGCCGTGGGAGGTCGACGGGCAGCAGTACGTGCTGCACCTCATCGACACCCCCGGCCACGTCGACTTCACCTACGAGGTGTCGCGCGCCCTGGAGGCCTGCGAGGGCGCGATCCTGCTCGTCGACGCCGCCCAGGGCATCGAGGCGCAGACGCTGGCCAACCTGTACCTGGCGCTGGACCGGGACCTGCACATCATCCCGGTGCTCAACAAGATCGACCTGCCGGCGGCCGACCCGGACCGGTACTCGGCCGAACTCGCCCACATCATCGGCTGCGAACCGACCGACGTGCTGCGGGTCTCCGGCAAGACCGGCGAAGGGGTGCGCGAACTGCTCGACGAGGTGGTCCGCCAGGTGCCGCCGCCCACCGGCGACCCGGACGCCCCGACCCGGGCGATGATCTTCGACTCGGTCTACGACACCTACCGCGGCGTGGTCACCTACGTCCGCGTCGTCGACGGGAAGATCATGCCGCGCGAGCGGATCGCGATGATGTCCACCGGCGCCACCCACGAACTGCTCGAGGTCGGGATCGTCTCGCCGGAGCCCAAGCCGTGCGCCGGGCTGGGCGTCGGCGAGGTGGGCTACCTCATCACCGGCGTGAAGGACGTGCGCCAGTCCAAGGTCGGCGACACCGTCACCACCGCCCGCAACGGCGCGGCCGAACCGTTGACCGGCTACCGCGAACCCAAACCGATGGTCTACGCCGGGCTGTACCCGGTGGACGGCTCGGACTACCCGGACCTGCGCGACGCGCTGGAGAAGCTGCAGCTCAACGACGCCGCGCTGACCTTCGAGCCGGAGACCTCGGCGGCCCTGGGCTTCGGCTTCCGGTGCGGGTTCCTCGGCCTGCTGCACATGGAGATCACCCGCGAGCGGCTGGAGCGGGAGTTCAACCTCGACCTGATCTCCACCGCCCCCAACGTGGTGTACCGGGTGATCCAGGACGACGGCACCGAGAAGATCGTCACCAACCCGTCGGACTGGCCGACCGGCAAGATCCGCACCGTCTACGAGCCGGTGGTCAAGACCACGATCATCGCGCCGAGCGAGTTCATCGGCTCGATCATGGAGCTGTGCCAGTCCCGCCGCGGCGACCTGCAGGGCATGGACTACCTGTCGCCGGAGCGGGTCGAGATGCGCTACATCATGCCGCTCGGCGAGATCATCTTCGACTTCTTCGACTCGCTGAAGTCGCGCACCCGGGGCTACGCCAGCCTCGACTACGAGGAGGCCGGCGAGCGCGAGTCGCAGCTGGTCAAGGTCGACATCCTGCTGCAGGGCGAGCCGGTGGACGCGTTCAGCGCGATCGTGCACAAGGACGCGGCCTACACCTACGGCAACAAGATGACCACCAAGCTCAAGGAGCTCATCCCGCGCCAGCAGTTCGAGGTGCCGGTGCAGGCCGCGATCGGCTCGAAGATCATTGCCCGCGAGAACATCCGGGCGCTGCGCAAGGACGTGCTGGCCAAGTGCTACGGCGGTGACATCACCCGCAAGCGCAAGCTGCTCGAGAAGCAGAAGGAAGGCAAGAAGCGGATGAAGACGATCGGTCGGGTCGATGTGCCGCAGGAGGCGTTCGTTGCCGCGCTGTCCACCGACAGCGCCGCCGGCGACAAGGCCAGGAAATGA
- a CDS encoding ArsI/CadI family heavy metal resistance metalloenzyme, whose product MSRVQLALNVDDLDQAVAFYSALFGVEPTKLKDGYANFAIAEPPLKLVLIENPGAGGSVNHLGVEVESSDRVRSETDRLGASGLVTDPELNTTCCYATQDKVWVTGPSGEKWEIYTVLADSETFGSSTDTAGCRC is encoded by the coding sequence ATGTCGCGAGTCCAGTTGGCGCTGAATGTCGACGATCTCGATCAAGCCGTCGCGTTCTACTCGGCGCTGTTCGGCGTTGAACCCACGAAGCTCAAGGATGGGTACGCCAACTTCGCGATCGCCGAGCCGCCACTGAAGTTGGTGCTGATCGAGAATCCCGGGGCGGGCGGGTCCGTCAACCACCTCGGTGTCGAGGTCGAGAGCAGTGACCGGGTGCGGTCCGAGACCGACCGACTCGGCGCCTCCGGGTTGGTCACCGACCCGGAACTCAATACCACCTGCTGTTACGCCACCCAGGACAAGGTCTGGGTCACCGGGCCTTCCGGTGAGAAGTGGGAGATCTACACGGTGCTCGCCGATTCGGAGACGTTCGGCTCATCGACCGACACCGCCGGGTGTCGCTGCTGA
- a CDS encoding LLM class flavin-dependent oxidoreductase, with amino-acid sequence MTLKFHWYLPTHGDTTTVADNRLDAATRLRTHLQPTLENLTELGRVAEGYGFEAVLTPTGTHCEDSWIATAALAQHTERLKYLVAFRPGVLSPTAAAQQVGTYQRFTGNRLALNVVTGGDDDEMRRFGDWADKAARYRRTGEFLTVLRGLWNNPEFSFHGEFYRIERAALAYPLEHVPTIYFGGSSPEAIEVAAQHADVYLTWCEPPEQVAEKIERVRAAAARHGRTLRYGVRLHTVARPTAEEAWQRAAELMTGLTPEAVRSAHERYLASGSEGQRRMAALTSGELVGVRELEVHPGLWAGPSLLRDGAGTAAVGCYADVAALFGEYIEVGATEFVLSGYPQRVEIHHVGKGVLPLFAQAPAGV; translated from the coding sequence ATGACGCTGAAATTCCACTGGTACCTGCCCACGCACGGGGACACCACCACCGTCGCCGACAATCGCCTCGATGCGGCCACCCGGCTGCGCACCCATCTGCAGCCCACCCTGGAGAACCTCACCGAACTGGGCCGGGTGGCCGAGGGTTACGGCTTCGAGGCGGTGCTGACCCCGACCGGCACCCACTGCGAGGACTCCTGGATCGCCACCGCGGCACTGGCGCAGCACACCGAGCGGCTGAAGTACCTGGTCGCGTTCCGGCCCGGGGTGCTCTCGCCGACGGCGGCGGCCCAGCAGGTCGGCACCTATCAGCGGTTCACCGGCAACCGGCTGGCGCTCAACGTCGTCACCGGCGGCGACGACGACGAGATGCGCCGGTTCGGCGACTGGGCCGACAAGGCCGCCCGCTACCGGCGCACCGGCGAGTTCCTGACCGTGCTGCGCGGGCTGTGGAACAACCCCGAGTTCAGCTTCCACGGCGAGTTCTACCGGATCGAGCGCGCGGCACTGGCCTACCCGCTCGAACACGTTCCGACGATCTACTTCGGCGGCAGCTCGCCGGAGGCCATCGAGGTCGCCGCGCAGCACGCCGACGTCTACCTGACCTGGTGCGAGCCGCCCGAGCAGGTCGCCGAGAAGATCGAGCGGGTGCGCGCCGCCGCGGCCCGGCACGGCCGCACCCTGCGCTACGGGGTGCGCCTGCACACGGTGGCCCGGCCCACCGCCGAGGAGGCCTGGCAGCGGGCCGCGGAGCTGATGACCGGGCTCACCCCCGAGGCGGTGCGCAGCGCCCACGAGCGCTACCTGGCCAGCGGCTCGGAGGGGCAGCGCCGGATGGCGGCGCTGACCAGCGGGGAGTTGGTCGGGGTGCGCGAGCTGGAGGTGCACCCCGGTCTGTGGGCCGGGCCCAGCCTGCTGCGTGACGGCGCGGGCACCGCGGCGGTCGGCTGCTACGCCGACGTTGCCGCGCTGTTCGGGGAGTACATCGAGGTCGGCGCCACCGAGTTCGTGCTGTCGGGCTATCCGCAGCGGGTGGAGATCCACCATGTCGGCAAGGGTGTGCTGCCGCTGTTCGCGCAGGCCCCCGCCGGGGTCTGA
- a CDS encoding ANTAR domain-containing protein: MSYHSRQAHDTSRKVIDTAIGVLVGLRGCSTDEAFAELVHVVHRTGIGLGRIATGLVALASGTATTTGADVDAFTAWGELIERRGSRPTEPSAATPGGVGR; encoded by the coding sequence ATGAGCTACCACAGCCGGCAGGCCCACGACACCTCGCGGAAGGTGATCGACACCGCCATCGGTGTGCTGGTGGGCCTGCGCGGCTGTTCCACGGACGAGGCGTTCGCCGAACTGGTGCACGTCGTTCACCGCACCGGCATCGGGCTCGGCCGGATCGCCACGGGCCTGGTGGCCCTGGCGAGCGGGACCGCCACCACGACCGGCGCCGATGTCGACGCGTTCACGGCGTGGGGCGAGTTGATCGAACGCCGCGGCAGCCGCCCGACGGAACCGTCAGCAGCGACACCCGGCGGTGTCGGTCGATGA
- a CDS encoding sensor domain-containing protein — MRQPPTANAGRRGLPTCAVVAGAVLAGALTGCSTTVHEPPVVRIEPAVAPSPARPLAPALPTSDELAAVLGIPGLTAPVVEGGADALLAGVGESDAAPAECVGPAYRLQRTVYAPAPVRGVATESWVGAPIGPQADAPTPEAPSLSGYFGVVRFDTPADAQAFFAAAADAWNRCNGQTVVLQQPGLGTQGVSRITDVTVDDTVVSAVVLRDGGTAMQRALGVAGDSVVDVELAGAQAGEPASGAVAVAELMLRKAG; from the coding sequence GTGCGGCAACCACCGACGGCGAACGCCGGGCGGCGCGGGCTGCCCACCTGCGCGGTCGTCGCCGGCGCCGTGCTCGCCGGGGCGCTGACCGGGTGCTCGACGACGGTCCACGAGCCGCCGGTCGTCCGCATCGAACCGGCTGTCGCGCCGAGTCCGGCCCGGCCGCTGGCGCCGGCACTGCCCACCTCCGACGAACTGGCCGCCGTGCTGGGGATCCCGGGCCTCACCGCGCCTGTGGTGGAAGGCGGCGCGGACGCCCTGCTGGCCGGTGTCGGCGAGTCCGACGCCGCGCCTGCCGAGTGCGTCGGCCCCGCCTACCGGTTGCAACGCACCGTCTATGCCCCCGCCCCGGTACGCGGGGTGGCCACCGAGTCCTGGGTGGGCGCACCGATCGGACCGCAGGCGGACGCGCCGACACCCGAGGCGCCGTCGCTGTCCGGCTACTTCGGGGTGGTCCGGTTCGACACCCCGGCCGACGCCCAGGCGTTCTTCGCCGCCGCGGCGGATGCCTGGAATCGGTGCAACGGCCAGACCGTGGTGTTGCAGCAGCCCGGGCTCGGTACGCAGGGCGTCAGCCGCATCACCGACGTCACGGTCGACGACACCGTCGTCTCGGCGGTGGTGCTGCGCGACGGGGGCACCGCGATGCAGCGCGCCCTGGGCGTGGCGGGTGACAGCGTGGTCGACGTCGAACTCGCCGGTGCCCAGGCCGGTGAACCCGCGTCGGGTGCCGTCGCGGTGGCCGAGCTGATGTTGCGCAAGGCCGGCTAG
- a CDS encoding isopenicillin N synthase family dioxygenase, with amino-acid sequence MLPVLDLTDAQTDPEGFRERLREAAHDAGFFYLVGHGVPRSQMEQVLRLAREFFALPLEVKNEISQLKSPQFRGYSRIGGELTNGLVDWREQIDIGPERPVIPGAEGYWRLQGPNLWPARPAGFRAAFEEWDRTLSAVGMRLLRHWAASLGADESHFDAAFADRPATLIKVVRYPGTADTTQGVGAHKDSGVLTLLLVEPDSAGLQVETDDGEWIDVPPLPDALIVNIGELLEVATGGYLRATRHRVLAPPPGTDRVSIPYFLNPSLDAIIPIIQLPPELAALSRGVEDDPNNPIYNTYGENAWKSRTRAHPDVAELHHGIKPQGVASAY; translated from the coding sequence ATGCTTCCGGTCCTCGATCTCACCGATGCACAGACCGATCCGGAGGGCTTCCGGGAACGCCTGCGCGAGGCCGCCCACGACGCCGGTTTCTTCTACCTCGTCGGCCACGGTGTGCCCCGGTCCCAGATGGAGCAGGTGCTGCGGCTGGCCCGCGAGTTCTTCGCGTTGCCGCTCGAGGTCAAAAACGAGATCAGCCAGCTGAAAAGCCCTCAGTTCCGCGGCTACTCCCGGATCGGCGGTGAACTGACCAACGGTCTGGTGGACTGGCGTGAACAGATCGACATCGGACCCGAGCGGCCGGTCATCCCCGGCGCGGAGGGCTACTGGCGGCTGCAGGGACCGAACCTGTGGCCCGCCCGGCCGGCCGGGTTCCGCGCCGCCTTCGAGGAATGGGACCGCACCCTGTCGGCGGTGGGCATGCGGCTGCTGCGGCACTGGGCGGCGTCGCTGGGCGCCGACGAGAGCCACTTCGACGCGGCGTTCGCCGACCGTCCCGCCACGCTGATCAAGGTGGTCCGCTACCCGGGCACCGCCGACACCACCCAGGGGGTGGGTGCCCACAAGGACTCCGGGGTGCTGACCCTGCTGCTGGTCGAACCCGACTCCGCGGGCCTGCAGGTCGAGACCGACGACGGCGAGTGGATCGACGTCCCGCCGCTGCCCGACGCGCTGATCGTCAACATCGGGGAGCTGCTCGAGGTGGCGACCGGCGGCTACCTGCGGGCCACCCGGCACCGGGTGCTGGCCCCGCCGCCGGGCACCGACCGGGTGTCGATCCCGTACTTCCTCAACCCCTCGCTGGACGCGATCATCCCGATCATTCAGCTGCCGCCGGAGCTGGCGGCGCTGTCCCGCGGCGTGGAGGACGACCCGAACAACCCGATCTACAACACCTACGGGGAGAACGCCTGGAAGTCGCGCACCCGGGCCCACCCCGACGTCGCCGAACTGCACCACGGGATCAAGCCGCAGGGCGTCGCCTCCGCGTACTGA